A single genomic interval of Lachnospiraceae bacterium harbors:
- a CDS encoding NUDIX domain-containing protein yields the protein MIMEVAMRLLFEMDKKDYDKCTHSFVRNSARSIMIKGKRIVMIHSIKYDYYKFPGGGIEDGENPVDAMIRETREESGLVVLPDTVKEYGYV from the coding sequence ATGATTATGGAGGTCGCCATGAGACTGCTGTTCGAAATGGACAAAAAGGATTACGATAAATGCACCCATTCGTTTGTCCGCAACTCTGCCAGAAGTATCATGATCAAAGGTAAAAGAATAGTAATGATTCATAGTATTAAGTACGATTATTACAAATTTCCGGGTGGCGGAATCGAGGACGGCGAAAACCCTGTGGATGCGATGATCCGGGAAACTCGTGAGGAATCGGGTTTAGTCGTCCTGCCGGATACCGTCAAAGAATACGGATATGT